A genomic window from Nocardioides jiangxiensis includes:
- the ligD gene encoding non-homologous end-joining DNA ligase, which yields MASPFVEIEVDDRVVKVTNPDRVYFPETGATKLDLVDYYLSVGPGIVNALRERPCMLHRFPKGLAGEKVHQKRLPAGAPPWVETVELYFPRWGRTANELCVTELGAVIWAVQMSTVEFHPWNSRRADTEKPDEWRIDLDPGPGCDWSTVQRTAGVVHEVLDELGATGYPKTSGGSGLHVYVRIPPEHGFREVRRAAHAFAREVERRAAGMVTTAWWRKDRDPAQLFIDYNQNTRDHTIAAAYSVRGVPNARVSAPVAWDEIPHCEPDDFTMDTMPARFAEIGDLHAAIDEHPWEIAPLLDWADRDAAAGESAPEDEG from the coding sequence ATGGCCAGTCCTTTCGTCGAGATCGAGGTGGACGACCGCGTCGTCAAGGTGACCAACCCTGACCGCGTCTACTTCCCCGAGACCGGCGCGACGAAGCTGGATCTCGTCGACTACTACCTCAGCGTGGGCCCAGGCATCGTCAACGCGCTGCGCGAGCGGCCGTGCATGCTGCACCGGTTCCCCAAGGGCCTGGCGGGGGAGAAGGTCCACCAGAAGCGGCTGCCGGCCGGGGCGCCGCCCTGGGTCGAGACCGTCGAGCTGTACTTCCCGCGCTGGGGCCGCACCGCGAACGAGCTCTGCGTCACGGAGCTGGGCGCGGTGATCTGGGCCGTGCAGATGAGCACGGTCGAGTTCCATCCGTGGAACAGCCGCCGTGCCGACACCGAGAAGCCCGACGAGTGGCGCATCGACCTGGATCCGGGCCCGGGCTGCGACTGGTCGACCGTGCAGCGCACTGCCGGGGTGGTGCACGAGGTGCTCGACGAGCTCGGCGCCACCGGCTATCCGAAGACGAGCGGTGGCAGCGGCCTGCACGTCTACGTGAGGATCCCGCCCGAGCACGGCTTCCGGGAGGTGCGCCGCGCGGCCCACGCCTTCGCCCGCGAGGTCGAACGACGCGCGGCCGGGATGGTGACCACGGCGTGGTGGCGCAAGGACCGTGACCCGGCCCAGCTCTTCATCGACTACAACCAGAACACGCGGGACCACACGATCGCGGCGGCCTACTCCGTGCGGGGCGTGCCGAACGCCAGGGTCTCGGCGCCGGTGGCGTGGGACGAGATCCCTCACTGCGAGCCCGACGACTTCACCATGGACACGATGCCCGCTCGCTTCGCCGAGATCGGCGACCTGCACGCGGCGATCGACGAGCACCCGTGGGAGATCGCACCACTGCTCGACTGGGCGGACCGCGATGCCGCGGCAGGGGAGTCCGCACCCGAGGACGAGGGCTGA
- the rpe gene encoding ribulose-phosphate 3-epimerase encodes MQITPSILNADLANLGAEVRRIGSADMVHIDVMDNHFVPNLTLGLPVVESLRAHTELPFDAHLMIADPDRWAPAYAEAGCASVTFHVEAAAAPVRLAREIRAQGARASMALKPATPIEPYEDMLAELDMLLIMTVEPGFGGQKFLDMCLPKIRRARALMDKHGVETWLQVDGGVSLETIERCAEAGADVFVAGSAVYSAADPDAMVKDLRSKAEAVRA; translated from the coding sequence ATGCAGATCACCCCGTCGATCCTCAACGCCGACCTCGCGAACCTCGGTGCCGAGGTGCGCCGCATCGGCAGCGCCGACATGGTGCACATCGACGTCATGGACAACCACTTCGTGCCGAACCTGACGCTCGGCCTCCCGGTCGTCGAGTCGCTCAGGGCCCACACCGAGCTGCCGTTCGACGCCCACCTGATGATCGCGGACCCGGACCGCTGGGCTCCGGCGTACGCCGAGGCGGGCTGTGCGTCGGTCACCTTCCACGTCGAGGCCGCGGCCGCCCCGGTGCGCCTCGCCCGCGAGATCCGCGCACAGGGCGCGCGTGCGTCGATGGCCCTCAAGCCCGCCACGCCGATCGAGCCCTACGAGGACATGCTCGCCGAGCTGGACATGCTGCTGATCATGACCGTGGAGCCGGGCTTCGGTGGCCAGAAGTTCCTCGACATGTGCCTGCCCAAGATCCGTCGCGCCCGCGCTCTCATGGACAAGCACGGCGTCGAGACCTGGCTCCAGGTCGACGGCGGCGTGTCGCTGGAGACGATCGAGCGGTGCGCAGAGGCGGGCGCCGACGTCTTCGTCGCCGGCTCCGCGGTCTACAGCGCCGCCGACCCGGACGCGATGGTCAAGGACCTCCGGTCGAAGGCCGAGGCCGTCCGCGCCTGA
- the ribD gene encoding bifunctional diaminohydroxyphosphoribosylaminopyrimidine deaminase/5-amino-6-(5-phosphoribosylamino)uracil reductase RibD produces MRRALELAATAGVPLGPNPRVGCVILAPDGTTLVEGFHEGAGTKHAEAAAIATAQERGIDLTGATAVVTLEPCNHTGRTGPCALALIGAGVGRVVFAQSDPNPEAAGGAQTLRDAGIDVEHGLMAAESEDLNRVWSFALTHQRPFVTWKLATSIDGRSAASDGTSKWISSRAARIDTHRLRGLADTILVGTNTVEVDDPQLTVRDADDRPIADQPLRAVMGMRELPARSRVFDGSAGTVHLRTHEPAEALAQLFARERRHVFLEGGPTLAAAFFRAGLVDEVVTYVAPVLLGAGRNAVDDLGIHTITDAAHLRVTDVTVIEADGEDTCVRITMTTHGTALHGLSTHEED; encoded by the coding sequence ATGCGTCGCGCCCTCGAGCTCGCCGCGACCGCCGGCGTACCGCTGGGGCCGAACCCGCGGGTCGGCTGCGTGATCCTCGCGCCGGACGGGACCACGCTCGTCGAGGGATTCCACGAGGGTGCCGGCACGAAGCACGCCGAAGCGGCCGCTATCGCGACCGCGCAGGAGCGCGGGATCGACCTCACCGGTGCCACCGCCGTCGTCACCCTGGAGCCCTGCAACCACACGGGGCGCACGGGCCCGTGCGCGCTGGCACTGATCGGTGCCGGCGTCGGACGGGTCGTCTTCGCCCAGTCCGACCCCAACCCCGAGGCGGCCGGCGGAGCGCAGACCCTGCGTGACGCGGGGATCGACGTCGAGCACGGCCTGATGGCTGCCGAGTCCGAGGACCTCAACCGCGTCTGGAGCTTCGCGCTCACGCACCAGCGCCCGTTCGTCACCTGGAAGCTCGCGACGAGCATCGACGGCCGCTCGGCCGCCAGTGACGGCACGAGCAAGTGGATCAGCAGCCGCGCCGCGCGCATCGACACCCACCGGTTGCGTGGCCTGGCCGACACCATCCTCGTTGGCACGAACACGGTCGAGGTCGACGACCCGCAGCTCACCGTGCGGGACGCCGACGACCGCCCCATCGCGGACCAGCCGCTGCGCGCTGTCATGGGCATGCGCGAGCTGCCCGCCCGCAGCCGTGTCTTCGACGGCAGTGCCGGCACCGTGCACCTGCGTACCCACGAGCCCGCCGAGGCGCTTGCCCAGCTCTTCGCGCGGGAGCGGCGCCACGTCTTCCTCGAGGGCGGCCCGACGCTGGCGGCGGCGTTCTTCCGCGCAGGTCTCGTCGACGAGGTCGTCACCTACGTCGCGCCCGTGCTGCTCGGGGCCGGCCGGAATGCCGTGGACGACCTCGGCATTCACACCATCACCGACGCAGCGCACCTGCGCGTCACCGACGTCACCGTCATCGAGGCGGACGGCGAGGACACCTGCGTCCGCATCACCATGACGACCCACGGCACTGCCCTGCACGGGCTGTCCACGCACGAGGAGGACTGA
- a CDS encoding bifunctional 3,4-dihydroxy-2-butanone-4-phosphate synthase/GTP cyclohydrolase II gives MSTTHTPQPEQQHGGVRLDDVELAIADIAAGKAVVVVDDEGRENEGDIIFAAAKATPELMAFTIRHSSGVICAPMPGEMLDRLEIPLMTPHNKDAYRTAYTISVDARDGTSTGISAADRARTVKVLADSATEPWELTRPGHVFPLRYREGGVLVRRGHTEAAVDLARLAGLTPVGVLVEVVNDDGTMKRAQELREFADEHGLKMISIEDLVRHRRRTEVLVERVAETRLPTKYGEFTAFGYKVTVDDSEHMALVRGDVAAAVAAGMPVLTRVHSECLTGDVFGSERCDCGPQLEQSLQQIVEDGTGIVVYLRGHEGRGIGLAAKLQAYALQEQGRDTVDANLDLGLPADARHYGAATQILRDLGVTNVRLITNNPDKCTSLADYGVAVAERVALDTHVNENNVAYLRTKAERMGHTIDLDTLEGNS, from the coding sequence GTGAGCACCACCCACACCCCGCAGCCGGAGCAGCAGCACGGCGGCGTCCGCCTGGACGACGTCGAGCTCGCCATCGCCGATATCGCCGCCGGCAAGGCCGTCGTCGTCGTCGACGACGAGGGCCGCGAGAACGAGGGCGACATCATCTTCGCCGCCGCCAAGGCGACGCCCGAGCTGATGGCGTTCACGATCCGCCACTCGTCGGGCGTGATCTGCGCTCCGATGCCGGGCGAGATGCTCGACCGCCTCGAGATCCCGCTGATGACGCCCCACAACAAGGACGCCTACCGCACGGCGTACACGATCTCCGTGGACGCCCGCGACGGCACCTCGACCGGCATCTCGGCGGCCGACCGGGCCCGCACCGTCAAGGTGCTGGCCGACTCCGCGACCGAACCGTGGGAGCTCACCCGCCCGGGCCACGTCTTCCCGCTGCGCTACCGCGAGGGCGGCGTGCTGGTCCGGCGCGGCCACACCGAGGCCGCCGTCGACCTGGCCCGCCTGGCGGGCCTGACGCCGGTCGGCGTCCTGGTCGAGGTGGTCAACGACGACGGCACCATGAAGCGCGCCCAGGAGCTGCGCGAGTTCGCCGACGAGCACGGCCTGAAGATGATCTCCATCGAGGACCTGGTCCGGCATCGCCGCCGCACCGAGGTGCTGGTCGAGCGGGTCGCGGAGACGCGGCTCCCCACAAAGTACGGCGAGTTCACGGCGTTCGGCTACAAGGTGACCGTCGACGACTCCGAGCACATGGCGCTCGTCCGCGGCGATGTCGCGGCGGCCGTCGCGGCCGGCATGCCCGTCCTGACCCGCGTGCACAGCGAGTGCCTGACCGGCGACGTGTTCGGCTCCGAGCGCTGCGACTGCGGCCCGCAGCTGGAGCAGTCGCTCCAGCAGATCGTCGAGGACGGCACCGGCATCGTGGTCTACCTCCGCGGCCACGAGGGACGCGGCATCGGCCTGGCCGCCAAGCTCCAGGCCTACGCGCTGCAGGAGCAGGGTCGCGACACGGTCGACGCCAACCTCGACCTCGGCCTGCCGGCCGACGCCCGCCACTACGGCGCGGCGACGCAGATCCTGCGCGACCTCGGCGTCACCAACGTCCGGCTGATCACCAACAACCCGGACAAGTGCACGAGCCTCGCCGACTACGGTGTGGCCGTGGCCGAGCGGGTCGCGCTCGACACCCACGTCAACGAGAACAACGTGGCCTACCTCCGCACCAAGGCGGAGCGCATGGGCCACACCATCGACCTGGACACCCTGGAGGGGAACTCATGA
- a CDS encoding DUF5703 family protein, whose protein sequence is MAAPARKALRPGLEWEFNQFVLPRDVSRSFVTRYLVELAETEGWELARLGIGNDGMRRITVRRKIIRQQRSVYALY, encoded by the coding sequence GTGGCTGCACCCGCGCGCAAGGCACTCCGGCCCGGACTCGAATGGGAGTTCAACCAGTTCGTCCTGCCGCGCGACGTGAGCCGATCCTTCGTCACGCGTTACCTCGTCGAGCTCGCCGAGACCGAGGGCTGGGAGCTGGCGCGGCTCGGCATCGGCAACGACGGGATGCGGCGGATCACCGTGCGCCGGAAGATCATCCGGCAGCAGAGGTCGGTCTACGCCCTCTACTGA
- the fmt gene encoding methionyl-tRNA formyltransferase: MRVVFAGTPEVAVPSLDAIHASPHEIVAVVTRPDAPAGRGRKLLPSPVALRAEELGIPVLKPEHPRDPAFQATLRELDPDCCPVVAYGALLPQEALDIPKHGWVNLHFSLLPAWRGAAPVQRSIWAGDEITGATTFRIVKELDAGPTFGMMTERVRDTDTAGDLLDRLAEGGAGLLVATLDGIEAGQLEAREQETEGLLSYAPKILVEDARIVWTEPAVGVDRRIRACSPFPGAWSTFQGERIKIGPVTPGATSDLAPGQIEVTKNAVYVGTGSTVVKLGEVKAFGKKQMAAADWARGIHDFPADARFGED, encoded by the coding sequence ATGCGCGTCGTCTTCGCCGGCACCCCCGAGGTCGCCGTGCCGTCCCTCGACGCGATCCACGCCTCGCCGCACGAGATCGTGGCGGTCGTGACCCGACCGGACGCGCCCGCCGGTCGGGGCCGCAAGCTGCTGCCGTCGCCGGTGGCGCTCCGCGCGGAAGAGCTGGGCATCCCGGTGCTCAAGCCGGAACACCCGCGTGACCCGGCGTTCCAGGCCACCCTGCGGGAGCTCGATCCCGACTGCTGCCCGGTCGTGGCCTACGGTGCGCTGCTCCCGCAGGAGGCGCTCGACATCCCGAAGCACGGCTGGGTCAACCTGCACTTCTCGCTGCTGCCGGCCTGGCGTGGGGCAGCGCCGGTGCAGCGTTCGATCTGGGCCGGCGACGAGATCACCGGGGCGACCACCTTCCGGATCGTCAAGGAGCTCGATGCGGGGCCCACGTTCGGGATGATGACGGAGCGCGTCCGCGACACCGACACGGCTGGCGACCTGCTCGACCGCCTGGCCGAAGGTGGCGCCGGTCTCCTCGTCGCCACGCTCGACGGCATCGAGGCCGGCCAGCTCGAGGCGCGGGAGCAGGAGACCGAGGGCCTGCTGTCCTACGCACCGAAGATCCTGGTCGAGGACGCCCGCATCGTGTGGACCGAGCCCGCCGTCGGTGTGGACCGCCGGATCCGGGCGTGCAGCCCGTTCCCCGGGGCCTGGAGCACGTTCCAGGGCGAGCGCATCAAGATCGGTCCCGTGACCCCCGGAGCGACGTCCGACCTGGCCCCCGGCCAGATCGAGGTCACCAAGAACGCCGTCTACGTCGGCACCGGATCCACCGTCGTGAAGCTCGGGGAGGTCAAGGCGTTCGGCAAGAAGCAGATGGCGGCTGCCGACTGGGCGCGGGGCATCCACGACTTCCCCGCCGACGCACGCTTCGGCGAGGACTGA
- a CDS encoding aldo/keto reductase gives MQQRTLGSTGLQVSSLGLGTLTWGRDTDEYEAREQLTSFVAAGGTLLDTAAGYGDGASEELIGSLLGDAVDRDDVVIATKAGITRRRGERETNVSRGRLIAELDASLRRLGVDHVDLWQVHTWVDETPLEETLSALDYAVTTGRASYVGVSNYSGWQTAQAATWQRAVPGRATLASTQVEYSLLNRSIEAEVVPATQALGLGILPWSPLGRGVLTGKYRTGTPADSRAASSHFANFVGVYLNERSQRIVEAVCRAADGLGWTPLEVALVWVRDRPGVAAPLVGARTAAQLKAALGIADLVMPPEITDALDDVSGD, from the coding sequence ATGCAGCAGCGCACGTTGGGCTCCACCGGCCTCCAGGTCTCCAGCCTCGGGCTCGGCACGCTCACGTGGGGCCGCGACACCGACGAGTACGAGGCGCGCGAGCAGCTGACGTCGTTCGTCGCCGCTGGCGGCACCCTGCTCGACACCGCTGCGGGCTACGGCGACGGTGCCTCGGAGGAGCTGATCGGCTCGCTCCTGGGCGACGCGGTCGACCGCGACGACGTCGTCATCGCCACCAAGGCCGGCATCACCCGCCGCCGCGGCGAGCGCGAGACCAACGTGTCGCGGGGTCGCCTGATCGCCGAGCTCGACGCCTCGCTGCGTCGCCTCGGCGTCGACCACGTGGACCTGTGGCAGGTGCACACCTGGGTCGACGAGACGCCGCTGGAGGAGACGCTGTCGGCCCTTGACTACGCCGTGACCACCGGCCGGGCCTCCTACGTGGGCGTCTCCAACTACTCGGGCTGGCAGACCGCACAGGCAGCGACGTGGCAGCGCGCGGTCCCGGGCCGCGCGACGCTCGCGTCGACGCAGGTGGAGTACTCGCTGCTCAACCGCTCGATCGAGGCGGAGGTGGTGCCCGCCACCCAGGCGCTCGGTCTCGGCATCCTGCCGTGGTCCCCGCTGGGCCGTGGCGTGCTGACGGGCAAGTACCGCACCGGCACACCCGCGGACTCCCGGGCCGCCTCCTCGCACTTCGCGAACTTCGTCGGCGTCTACCTCAACGAGCGCTCCCAGCGGATCGTGGAGGCGGTCTGCCGGGCCGCCGACGGCCTGGGCTGGACGCCGCTCGAGGTGGCCCTGGTCTGGGTCCGCGACCGTCCCGGTGTCGCCGCACCGCTCGTCGGCGCACGCACCGCCGCCCAGCTCAAGGCGGCGCTCGGCATCGCCGACCTGGTCATGCCGCCCGAGATCACCGACGCACTGGACGACGTCTCAGGAGACTGA
- the def gene encoding peptide deformylase: MAVQPIRLFGDPVLRKRAAEVTTFDRELRRLVQDLTDTMMDAPGAGLAAPQIGVSLRVFTWYVDGEVGHLVNPTLELSQETQDGAEGCLSLPHLTYDCLRALSVVAEGFDMHGEPVTIHGSDLLARAIQHETDHLDGVLFIDKLTADDRKAAMRQIRESDWFAEAGQPQIKVSPHKTNGFGF; the protein is encoded by the coding sequence GTGGCAGTCCAGCCGATCCGCCTGTTCGGAGACCCGGTGCTGCGCAAGCGCGCCGCCGAGGTCACCACCTTCGACCGTGAGCTCCGGCGCCTGGTCCAGGACCTCACGGACACGATGATGGACGCGCCCGGAGCGGGGCTGGCGGCGCCCCAGATCGGTGTGTCGCTGCGCGTCTTCACCTGGTACGTCGACGGCGAGGTCGGGCACCTGGTCAACCCGACGCTCGAGCTCTCCCAGGAGACTCAGGACGGTGCCGAGGGTTGCCTGTCCCTGCCCCACCTGACCTACGACTGCCTGCGCGCGCTGTCCGTGGTGGCCGAGGGCTTCGACATGCACGGGGAGCCCGTCACGATCCACGGCTCGGATCTGCTGGCGCGCGCGATCCAGCACGAGACCGACCACCTCGACGGTGTGCTCTTCATCGACAAGCTCACCGCCGACGACCGCAAGGCGGCGATGCGGCAGATCCGCGAGAGCGACTGGTTCGCCGAGGCCGGCCAGCCGCAGATCAAGGTCTCCCCGCACAAGACCAACGGGTTCGGCTTCTGA
- a CDS encoding M20/M25/M40 family metallo-hydrolase: protein MSSGEHPSPSYDPAAEVVDICRDLIRIDSTNDGTDTGPGERAAAEHVAALLDEVGIDSTLVESRPGRTTLVARIGSGDRDPLLVHGHLDVVPAAAEDWSVHPLSGEIQDGYLWGRGAVDMKDFDAMALSVIRARARAGRLPERPIVLAMTADEEAGGHLGAQWLVEEHPDLVADCTEAVGEVGGFSTTVRGQRMYLVEAAEKGMAWMRLTAKGRAGHGSMINHDNAVTALAGAVARIGSYEWPVRLTPTMEVLLASVGTLAGVQATPDNAAALVEEFGGAARMLGAVIRNTANPTMLGAGYKVNVVPGEATAHVDGRFLPGYEDEFFATLHELAGPDIAFDFVSHQQPWETPYDGSLVRAMEQSLIAEDPDALVAPYLMSGGTDAKHFRRLGMRCYGFAPLRLPAELDFTALFHGVDERVPVDGLEFGARVFDRFLDRV, encoded by the coding sequence ATGTCCTCCGGTGAGCACCCGAGCCCGTCGTACGACCCGGCAGCAGAGGTCGTCGACATCTGCCGTGACCTGATCCGCATCGACTCGACCAACGACGGCACCGACACCGGCCCGGGGGAGCGCGCAGCAGCCGAGCACGTCGCGGCGCTCCTCGACGAGGTCGGCATCGACTCGACCCTCGTCGAGTCACGCCCCGGCCGGACGACGCTGGTCGCGCGGATCGGCTCGGGCGACCGGGATCCGCTGCTCGTGCACGGCCACCTCGACGTCGTCCCGGCGGCGGCGGAGGACTGGAGCGTCCACCCGCTCAGCGGCGAGATCCAGGACGGGTACCTGTGGGGCCGAGGCGCGGTCGACATGAAGGACTTCGACGCCATGGCGCTGTCGGTCATCCGCGCCCGTGCGCGTGCCGGACGCCTGCCGGAGCGTCCGATCGTGCTGGCCATGACGGCGGACGAGGAGGCCGGTGGCCACCTCGGAGCACAGTGGCTGGTCGAGGAGCACCCGGACCTGGTCGCCGACTGCACCGAGGCCGTGGGTGAGGTCGGCGGCTTCTCCACGACCGTCCGCGGCCAGCGCATGTACCTGGTCGAGGCGGCCGAGAAGGGCATGGCCTGGATGCGCCTCACCGCGAAGGGCCGGGCCGGTCACGGCTCGATGATCAACCACGACAACGCCGTCACCGCGCTCGCCGGCGCAGTGGCCCGGATCGGCTCGTACGAGTGGCCCGTCCGCCTCACACCCACCATGGAGGTGCTGCTCGCCTCGGTCGGCACCCTCGCCGGCGTGCAGGCCACCCCGGACAACGCCGCGGCTCTGGTCGAGGAGTTCGGGGGAGCGGCGCGCATGCTGGGCGCGGTCATCCGCAACACGGCCAACCCGACCATGCTGGGCGCGGGCTACAAGGTCAACGTGGTGCCGGGGGAGGCCACCGCCCACGTCGACGGCCGCTTCCTGCCCGGCTACGAGGACGAGTTCTTCGCCACCCTGCACGAGCTGGCCGGACCCGACATCGCCTTCGACTTCGTCTCCCACCAGCAGCCCTGGGAGACGCCGTACGACGGCTCGCTGGTGCGTGCGATGGAGCAGTCCCTGATCGCCGAGGACCCCGATGCGCTCGTGGCGCCGTACCTGATGAGCGGCGGCACCGACGCGAAGCACTTCCGCAGGCTCGGCATGCGCTGCTATGGCTTCGCACCGCTGCGTCTCCCGGCCGAGCTCGACTTCACCGCGCTCTTCCACGGCGTCGACGAGCGTGTGCCCGTGGACGGCCTGGAGTTCGGTGCGCGGGTCTTCGACCGGTTCCTCGACCGGGTCTGA
- a CDS encoding riboflavin synthase: MFTGIIEELGTVEAVDRLDDAIRLTIRASTVLKGTGLGDSIAVNGCCLTVVTMTDELWTADVMQESLDKTSVGDLQVGDVVNLERAVTADKRLGGHVVQGHVDGVGHVVSRTPSEHWEIVELQAPAGMGRYLVDKGSITIDGVSLTVVEARDDDTFTVSLIPETLARTTMGRRQPGDRVNLEADVIAKHVEKLLTSGYLQKLMKEQNQ; encoded by the coding sequence ATGTTCACCGGCATCATCGAGGAGCTCGGCACCGTCGAGGCGGTGGACCGCCTGGACGACGCGATCCGGCTCACGATCCGCGCCAGCACGGTGCTCAAGGGCACCGGCCTCGGCGACTCGATCGCCGTCAACGGCTGTTGCCTCACCGTGGTGACGATGACCGACGAGCTCTGGACCGCCGACGTCATGCAGGAGTCGCTCGACAAGACCTCCGTCGGTGACCTCCAGGTCGGCGACGTCGTCAACCTCGAGCGCGCGGTCACCGCCGACAAGCGACTCGGCGGCCACGTCGTGCAGGGTCACGTCGACGGTGTCGGCCACGTCGTGTCGCGGACGCCGAGCGAGCACTGGGAGATCGTGGAGCTCCAGGCGCCCGCAGGCATGGGCCGCTACCTCGTCGACAAGGGATCGATCACGATCGACGGGGTCAGCCTCACGGTCGTCGAGGCCCGCGACGACGACACGTTCACCGTCAGCCTCATCCCCGAGACCCTCGCCCGGACGACGATGGGTCGCCGCCAGCCGGGCGACCGGGTCAACCTCGAGGCCGATGTCATCGCCAAGCACGTCGAGAAGCTGCTGACCAGCGGCTACCTGCAGAAGCTCATGAAGGAGCAGAACCAGTGA
- a CDS encoding RsmB/NOP family class I SAM-dependent RNA methyltransferase has protein sequence MADPRRRGRPGPSSGGRPPKPRPAADPSRLAAYDVMTAVRLDGAYTNLLLPQVLRKYGLSGRDAGFVTELVSGTIRRQGTYDVIIGACADRPVARIEAKVLDALRLGAHQLLAMRVPSHAAISTTVDLVRSTVGQGPAGFTNAVLRRVSEHPLDEWIRLLGPTKVHAFAAFAHSHPLWVVDTLAEALAATKPADMRVELDALLAADNAAPKVMLVARPGLATLDELIAAGGEPTGRSPYAVELGGGDPSAIPAVAEGRAGVQDEGSQRVALALAAAPLDGRDELWLDLCAGPGGKTALLAAVAAQRGALVVANERQHHRARLVADGTRAAAAGLAGVITGDGTRRSWASGSFDRVLVDAPCSGLGALRRRPEARWRKTADEVQELVPLQQHLLATALDSVRPGGVVVYATCSPVLAETRDVVDAVLAGRDDTTLERTEQLWPHRHGSDAMYFAVLRRAEA, from the coding sequence GTGGCGGACCCGCGCCGCCGCGGCCGTCCGGGCCCGTCGTCCGGCGGTCGGCCGCCGAAGCCCCGCCCGGCGGCTGACCCGTCCCGCCTCGCGGCGTACGACGTGATGACGGCCGTCCGGCTCGACGGCGCCTACACGAACCTGCTGCTGCCGCAGGTGCTGCGCAAGTACGGCCTCAGCGGCCGTGACGCCGGGTTCGTCACGGAGCTCGTGAGCGGCACGATCCGACGCCAGGGCACCTATGACGTCATCATCGGCGCCTGTGCCGACCGGCCCGTCGCACGCATCGAGGCCAAGGTGCTCGACGCCCTCCGGCTCGGCGCCCACCAGCTGCTCGCCATGAGGGTGCCGTCGCACGCAGCGATCTCGACGACGGTCGACCTGGTCCGCAGCACCGTGGGCCAGGGTCCTGCCGGGTTCACCAACGCCGTGCTCCGGCGCGTCTCCGAGCACCCACTCGACGAGTGGATCCGCCTCCTGGGACCGACGAAGGTGCACGCCTTCGCCGCGTTCGCCCACTCGCACCCGCTCTGGGTCGTCGACACCCTGGCCGAGGCCCTCGCAGCGACGAAGCCTGCGGACATGCGGGTCGAGCTCGACGCGCTCCTGGCGGCCGACAACGCTGCTCCGAAGGTCATGCTCGTCGCCCGACCCGGCCTGGCGACGCTGGACGAGCTCATCGCGGCAGGCGGTGAGCCCACCGGCCGTTCGCCCTACGCCGTCGAGCTGGGCGGCGGTGACCCCTCCGCCATCCCGGCCGTCGCCGAGGGGCGCGCAGGGGTCCAGGACGAGGGCTCCCAGCGCGTCGCACTCGCCCTGGCTGCGGCGCCCCTCGACGGTCGGGACGAGCTCTGGCTCGACCTGTGCGCGGGTCCCGGCGGCAAGACCGCCCTGCTCGCGGCCGTCGCCGCGCAGCGCGGCGCGCTGGTCGTCGCCAACGAGCGCCAGCACCACAGGGCGAGGCTCGTCGCCGACGGCACGCGCGCGGCCGCGGCCGGGTTGGCCGGGGTCATCACGGGTGACGGGACACGGCGTTCCTGGGCTTCCGGCAGCTTCGACCGCGTCCTGGTCGACGCGCCCTGCTCGGGCCTCGGCGCCCTGCGTCGGCGTCCGGAGGCGCGGTGGCGCAAGACGGCCGACGAGGTGCAGGAGCTGGTGCCGCTGCAGCAGCATCTCCTCGCCACGGCACTGGACTCCGTGCGGCCCGGCGGCGTCGTGGTCTACGCGACGTGCTCGCCGGTCCTCGCCGAGACGCGAGACGTCGTCGACGCAGTCCTGGCCGGCCGCGACGACACCACCCTCGAGCGCACCGAGCAGCTGTGGCCGCATCGCCACGGCTCCGACGCGATGTACTTCGCCGTGCTCCGGCGCGCGGAGGCCTAG
- the ribH gene encoding 6,7-dimethyl-8-ribityllumazine synthase: MSGAGAPTAAPTDASDLRVAIVAGTWHEQVMDGLLAGAQRCLDAYQVSDATLVRVPGAFELPIVARELALKGYDAVVAFGVVIRGGTPHFDFVCNAATDGLTRVALDTGVPVGFGVLTTDNDEQALDRAGLEGSKEDKGWEATSAAIVTAQTLKKIRQGF, translated from the coding sequence ATGAGCGGCGCCGGCGCACCCACCGCAGCACCCACGGACGCCTCGGACCTGCGGGTCGCGATCGTCGCGGGCACCTGGCACGAGCAGGTGATGGACGGCCTCCTCGCGGGCGCCCAGCGCTGCCTCGACGCCTACCAGGTCAGCGACGCGACGCTGGTCCGGGTCCCGGGCGCCTTCGAGCTCCCGATCGTCGCCCGCGAGCTGGCCCTCAAGGGCTACGACGCGGTGGTCGCGTTCGGTGTCGTCATCCGCGGCGGCACCCCGCACTTCGACTTCGTCTGCAACGCCGCCACCGACGGCCTGACCCGCGTCGCCCTCGACACGGGGGTGCCGGTCGGCTTCGGCGTGCTGACGACCGACAACGACGAGCAGGCCCTCGACCGTGCCGGCCTCGAGGGTTCCAAGGAGGACAAGGGCTGGGAAGCCACCTCCGCAGCGATCGTCACCGCCCAGACGCTGAAGAAGATCCGCCAGGGCTTCTGA